In Maniola hyperantus chromosome 20, iAphHyp1.2, whole genome shotgun sequence, the following are encoded in one genomic region:
- the Dhpr gene encoding dihydropteridine reductase, whose translation MASGRIIVYGGRGALGAACVNHFKNANYWVASVDLNPNESADVNIMVPKDFSWVQQEEYVVNELGAALQGQKVNAVICVAGGWAGGNAAKDLSKQAELMWRQSVWSSTIAATVAAKYLSPGGLIALTGAKAALEGTPGMIGYGLAKGAVHQLTKSLGAKDSGLPENSLAVAILPVTLDTEMNRKWMPKADFGTWTPLSFVAELFAKWMKGDERPPSGSLVALVTKDNVTDLIVE comes from the coding sequence ATGGCAAGTGGAAGAATCATTGTGTACGGTGGACGTGGTGCTTTAGGGGCAGCTTGCGTGAACCACTTCAAAAATGCGAATTATTGGGTCGCAAGTGTCGATCTCAACCCGAATGAGAGTGCGGATGTCAACATTATGGTGCCTAAGGACTTCTCGTGGGTCCAGCAAGAGGAATACGTCGTAAACGAGCTTGGAGCGGCGTTACAAGGTCAGAAAGTGAATGCTGTGATTTGTGTAGCCGGTGGTTGGGCAGGCGGCAACGCGGCTAAGGATCTAAGTAAGCAAGCGGAACTAATGTGGCGCCAATCCGTTTGGAGTTCAACTATTGCAGCTACAGTAGCTGCAAAGTACCTCAGCCCTGGAGGTTTAATTGCTCTGACAGGTGCTAAAGCTGCATTGGAAGGCACGCCGGGAATGATTGGTTATGGTCTTGCGAAAGGTGCTGTTCACCAATTAACAAAATCTCTAGGTGCCAAAGATTCAGGGTTGCCAGAAAATTCGCTTGCAGTTGCAATCTTACCTGTGACCTTGGATACAGAAATGAACAGGAAGTGGATGCCGAAAGCTGATTTTGGTACTTGGACACCCCTGAGCTTTGTTGCGGAGTTGTTTGCAAAGTGGATGAAGGGAGATGAGAGGCCTCCAAGTGGCAGTCTTGTTGCACTTGTAACTAAGGATAATGTCACTGATCTGATTGTAGAATAA
- the NijC gene encoding ninjurin-2 isoform X2: MASIFPAGLRNGVKGLDANRYATKKTVAQGMLDIALLTSNASQLKYVLQVGPKHEFYMLLLVLISISIILQVAMGLVLLTLNLLRDCKFHEPQHRTSALNINYGTTATAFLLLVGLMFVVIGGLDLNHEADQPSAVILNDVIVIFIFVISVTNIVISAFGIEYSNNPLASAGILALVISAMDGESSNKQKKIADWLYHISVGLMTGVVFCDVIKMTFGLDPALSMQDSFDNGSLTILNPLLNNFKN, encoded by the exons atggcgTCTATTTTCCCAGCGGGGTTAAGGAACGGG GTCAAAGGTCTCGATGCCAACCGATATGCTACAAAAAAGACAGTGGCGCAGGGTATGCTGGATATTGCACTTCTCACTTCAAATGCCTCACAGCTGAAGTATGTGTTACAAGTTGGTCCCAAGCACGAGTTCTATATGCTGCTTCTGGTTCTTATATCCATCTCAATTATTTTACAg GTGGCGATGGGACTGGTGCTTCTTACACTGAACTTGCTCCGAGACTGCAAATTCCATGAGCCTCAGCATCGAACCTCTGCGCTTAACATTAACTACGGCACAACAGCTACTGCGTTTTTG CTTCTCGTTGGCTTAATGTTCGTAGTGATTGGAGGATTGGACCTAAATCATGAGGCAGACCAGCCCTCTGCAGTCATACTCAACGACGTCATAGTTATATTCATATTCGTTATATCCGTTACAAACATTGTTATATCTGCTTTCGGAATTGAATACTCAAATAATCCATTA gcgagcgcgggaaTTCTGGCCTTAGTTATTTCGGCTATGGACGGAGAAAGTAGTAATAAGCAGAAGAAAATTGCTGATTGGCTTTACCACATTTCCGTGGGATTGATGACAGGTGTAGTGTTCTGTGACGTCATCAAAATGACATTTGGCCTTGACCCTGCGCTCTCTATGCAAGATTCTTTCGACAACGGCTCTTTGACTATCCTTAATCCATtactgaataattttaaaaattaa
- the NijC gene encoding ninjurin-1 isoform X1 has translation MGDKNMDKSASDKTDYETNEVNIDELVLNNQDTATAICEAVKGLDANRYATKKTVAQGMLDIALLTSNASQLKYVLQVGPKHEFYMLLLVLISISIILQASAGILALVISAMDGESSNKQKKIADWLYHISVGLMTGVVFCDVIKMTFGLDPALSMQDSFDNGSLTILNPLLNNFKN, from the exons ATGGGTGACAAAAATATGGATAAAAGTGCTTCCGATAAAACAGACTATGAGACTAACGAAGTGAATATTGACGAATTAGTGTTGAATAATCAAGATACCGCTACAGCAATATGTGAAGCA GTCAAAGGTCTCGATGCCAACCGATATGCTACAAAAAAGACAGTGGCGCAGGGTATGCTGGATATTGCACTTCTCACTTCAAATGCCTCACAGCTGAAGTATGTGTTACAAGTTGGTCCCAAGCACGAGTTCTATATGCTGCTTCTGGTTCTTATATCCATCTCAATTATTTTACAg gcgagcgcgggaaTTCTGGCCTTAGTTATTTCGGCTATGGACGGAGAAAGTAGTAATAAGCAGAAGAAAATTGCTGATTGGCTTTACCACATTTCCGTGGGATTGATGACAGGTGTAGTGTTCTGTGACGTCATCAAAATGACATTTGGCCTTGACCCTGCGCTCTCTATGCAAGATTCTTTCGACAACGGCTCTTTGACTATCCTTAATCCATtactgaataattttaaaaattaa